The following proteins are co-located in the Streptomyces sp. NBC_00435 genome:
- a CDS encoding ABC transporter ATP-binding protein produces the protein MKTTTATHSSAATEPGSGTKPAGAAVVSFRDVTKNYGPVRAVDELTLDLHPGETVALLGPNGAGKSSTLDLLLGLRPADSGSVQLFGTTPREAIAAGRVGAMLQTGGLMEDVTVRELVTLTCALHPRPHPVDQVLGLAGVSDIAGRMVNKLSGGQEQRVRFALATAGHNDLIVLDEPTTGMDVTARQAFWATMREQAAQGRTVLFATHYLEEADAIADRVLVLQKGRLLADGTAAEIKARAGARRIAFDLTEGSVDERALRELPHLTGFERHGETVRLQSSDADATVHAVYALGAYPRNLEVSGLGLEQAFIALTEAEEA, from the coding sequence ATGAAGACGACGACCGCGACGCACTCCAGCGCCGCCACGGAGCCCGGCAGCGGCACCAAGCCCGCCGGCGCGGCCGTGGTGAGCTTCCGAGACGTGACCAAGAACTACGGCCCGGTCCGGGCGGTCGACGAACTCACCCTCGACCTCCACCCCGGCGAGACCGTCGCCCTCCTCGGCCCCAACGGCGCGGGCAAGTCCTCCACCCTCGACCTGCTGCTGGGCCTGCGCCCCGCCGACTCCGGCTCCGTCCAGCTCTTCGGCACCACCCCCCGCGAGGCCATCGCGGCGGGCCGGGTCGGCGCGATGCTGCAGACCGGCGGCCTCATGGAGGACGTGACCGTACGCGAACTGGTCACGCTCACCTGCGCCCTGCACCCCCGCCCCCACCCGGTGGACCAGGTGCTCGGCCTCGCCGGTGTCTCCGACATCGCCGGCCGGATGGTCAACAAGCTCTCCGGCGGCCAGGAGCAGCGCGTGCGCTTCGCCCTCGCGACGGCCGGTCACAACGACCTGATCGTGCTCGACGAGCCGACCACCGGCATGGACGTCACCGCCCGCCAGGCGTTCTGGGCCACCATGCGCGAGCAGGCCGCCCAGGGCCGCACCGTCCTGTTCGCCACGCACTACCTCGAAGAGGCGGACGCGATCGCCGACCGGGTCCTGGTCCTGCAGAAGGGCCGGCTCCTCGCCGACGGCACCGCCGCCGAGATCAAGGCCAGGGCCGGCGCCCGACGGATCGCCTTCGACCTCACCGAGGGGTCGGTGGACGAGCGGGCCCTGCGCGAGCTCCCGCACCTCACCGGCTTCGAGCGGCACGGGGAGACCGTCCGGCTCCAGTCCAGCGACGCCGACGCGACCGTCCACGCCGTGTACGCCCTGGGGGCCTACCCCCGCAACCTGGAGGTCTCGGGTCTGGGCCTGGAACAGGCCTTCATCGCCCTCACCGAGGCCGAGGAGGCCTGA
- a CDS encoding ABC transporter permease, with protein sequence MNTGTTKLVTLEITRALRNKKYMFFTVLYPAALFLMLGGTLNGSTKVMGTELPLPAFYMVAMASFGALTAVLMGNSERIAKERESGWVRQLRLTSLPGRGYVIAKTASAGVLSLPAILVVFAVAAGVKGVRFEAWQWLALTGSIWAGSLVFAALGVALGYLASGDTVRPITMLFYFSLSILGGLWMPTTNFPQWLRSICEWLPTHAYAGLGHAIELGGAPHAKDVAVLAVYFVLFTGAAAWLYRKDSLKA encoded by the coding sequence ATGAACACCGGAACGACGAAGCTCGTCACGCTCGAAATCACCCGGGCGCTGCGCAACAAGAAGTACATGTTCTTCACCGTCCTCTACCCGGCCGCCCTCTTCCTGATGCTGGGCGGCACGCTGAACGGCTCGACCAAGGTCATGGGCACCGAGCTGCCCCTGCCCGCGTTCTACATGGTGGCGATGGCCTCCTTCGGCGCCCTGACCGCCGTCCTGATGGGCAACAGCGAGCGCATCGCCAAGGAGCGCGAGTCCGGCTGGGTCCGCCAGCTGCGCCTCACCTCGCTGCCCGGCCGCGGCTACGTCATCGCCAAGACCGCGAGCGCCGGCGTGCTCTCGCTCCCCGCCATCCTCGTCGTCTTCGCGGTGGCCGCGGGCGTCAAGGGCGTCCGCTTCGAAGCCTGGCAGTGGCTCGCCCTCACCGGTTCCATCTGGGCCGGCAGCCTGGTCTTCGCCGCTCTCGGCGTCGCGCTGGGCTACCTCGCCAGCGGGGACACCGTCCGCCCCATCACGATGCTCTTCTACTTCAGCCTCTCCATCCTCGGCGGCCTGTGGATGCCCACCACCAACTTCCCGCAGTGGCTGCGCAGCATCTGCGAATGGCTCCCGACCCACGCCTACGCCGGCCTCGGCCACGCCATCGAGCTGGGCGGCGCGCCGCACGCCAAGGACGTCGCCGTCCTCGCCGTGTACTTCGTACTGTTCACTGGTGCCGCCGCCTGGCTGTACCGCAAGGACTCCCTGAAGGCGTGA
- a CDS encoding sensor histidine kinase, with protein MTSSPEAWEPTGVPGSTRVGVPPENRRQKIVKGLWIGLWLFYLSAPVTDLISGGHSLGARLLGGLGLVAFVAWYLILVFRTARQMDTRRVLFSVAVLAAQATVLSLALGREWLVLFVYVAISSGAALPGEFSRWTVPGATALLTATALAVPDGKAYLAGLLIPSLMGGFAMVGIRAMIRTTVELRQARATVAQLAANEERLRMARDLHDLLGHSLSLITLKSELAGRMLPDQPEAAARQVADIEQVSRQALVDVREAVSGYRRPTLPGELAGARTALTAAGILADLPADCDAQFPEEIESALAWALREAVTNVVRHSGAKRCTVGLAARQTLAGPVAELTVTDDGSAGSAVPGNGLTGLTERLEAVGGTLSAGPAGPHGREKAGFRLQARIPLGSQS; from the coding sequence GTGACCAGCAGCCCGGAAGCGTGGGAACCGACGGGGGTGCCGGGCTCGACCCGGGTCGGGGTCCCGCCGGAGAACCGCCGGCAGAAGATCGTGAAGGGGCTGTGGATCGGCCTCTGGCTCTTCTACCTCAGCGCCCCCGTCACCGACCTGATCAGCGGCGGCCACAGCCTGGGAGCCCGGCTCCTCGGTGGCCTGGGCCTCGTCGCCTTCGTCGCGTGGTACCTGATCCTCGTCTTCCGCACCGCCCGGCAGATGGACACCCGCCGGGTCCTGTTCTCCGTGGCGGTGCTCGCCGCCCAGGCCACCGTCCTCTCCCTGGCGCTCGGCCGCGAATGGCTCGTGCTCTTCGTCTACGTGGCCATCTCCTCCGGAGCCGCCCTGCCGGGGGAGTTCTCCCGCTGGACCGTCCCCGGCGCGACCGCCCTGCTGACCGCGACGGCCCTCGCCGTGCCGGACGGCAAGGCCTACCTGGCCGGCCTGCTGATCCCCTCCCTCATGGGCGGGTTCGCCATGGTCGGCATCCGCGCGATGATCCGCACCACCGTCGAACTGCGCCAGGCACGGGCCACGGTGGCGCAGCTCGCGGCCAACGAGGAACGGCTGCGGATGGCCCGGGACCTGCACGACCTGCTGGGCCACTCGCTGTCGCTGATCACGCTCAAGAGCGAGCTCGCCGGGCGGATGCTGCCGGACCAGCCCGAGGCGGCCGCCCGCCAGGTGGCGGACATCGAGCAGGTCAGCCGGCAGGCGCTGGTCGACGTACGGGAGGCCGTGAGCGGCTACCGGCGACCGACGCTGCCGGGCGAACTGGCGGGTGCGCGGACCGCGTTGACGGCGGCCGGAATCCTCGCTGACCTCCCGGCGGACTGCGACGCGCAATTCCCCGAAGAGATCGAATCGGCCCTCGCCTGGGCCCTGCGCGAGGCCGTCACGAACGTGGTCCGGCACAGCGGTGCGAAGCGCTGCACGGTCGGCCTCGCCGCCCGCCAGACCCTGGCGGGCCCGGTGGCCGAACTGACGGTCACCGACGACGGTTCGGCCGGATCCGCCGTGCCCGGCAACGGCCTGACAGGCCTGACGGAACGGCTGGAAGCGGTGGGCGGCACCCTGTCCGCCGGACCGGCCGGTCCGCACGGCAGGGAGAAGGCCGGCTTCCGGCTCCAGGCCCGCATCCCCCTAGGATCGCAGTCATGA
- a CDS encoding response regulator transcription factor produces MSPRPIRILLAEDQSMVREALAALLGLEPDIEVLAQVARGDEVVAAARAHDVNVALLDIEMPGMTGIEAAAALRSALPSLRIVILTTFGRPGYLRGAMEAGASAFLVKDAPAAQLAAAVRKVLAGERVIDPNLAAAALAEGANPLTDREREVLREAESGATNAELAARLHLSQGTVRNYLSTAIQKLAARNRAEAVRVAREKGWL; encoded by the coding sequence ATGAGCCCACGCCCGATCCGGATCCTCCTGGCGGAGGACCAGTCCATGGTCCGCGAGGCGCTGGCGGCCCTCCTCGGGCTGGAGCCGGACATCGAGGTGCTGGCCCAAGTCGCCCGCGGGGACGAGGTGGTGGCGGCGGCCCGGGCCCACGACGTCAACGTGGCCCTCCTCGACATCGAGATGCCGGGCATGACCGGCATCGAGGCCGCGGCGGCCCTGCGCTCCGCGCTGCCCTCGCTCCGCATCGTCATCCTGACCACCTTCGGCCGGCCCGGCTACCTGCGCGGGGCCATGGAGGCGGGCGCATCCGCCTTCCTGGTCAAGGACGCGCCGGCCGCGCAACTCGCCGCGGCGGTACGCAAGGTGCTGGCGGGCGAGCGGGTCATCGACCCCAACCTGGCGGCGGCGGCCCTGGCCGAGGGCGCCAACCCGCTGACCGACCGCGAACGGGAGGTGCTGCGCGAGGCGGAGTCGGGCGCGACCAACGCGGAACTGGCCGCCCGCCTCCACCTGTCCCAGGGCACGGTCCGCAACTACCTCTCGACGGCCATCCAGAAACTGGCGGCGCGCAACCGCGCCGAAGCGGTGCGCGTGGCCCGCGAGAAGGGCTGGCTCTGA
- a CDS encoding transglutaminase-like domain-containing protein — translation MTSAWRERFAEEARAERPDLATLCLLLATEGDPELDERVMDWAQIELDRMAGMLPYGLRGASAWASAVTALLGGRMGFHGTPGDYDRLSSSFLHEVLRRRRGLPILLSVVWLEVARRAGAPVYGLALPGHFVVGFGDPEEGVVVDPFAGGASLGAGPAELAAGPRTAARTLDIVLRILNNVRAWAAARPEHSGVALWTLDLALLLPSHPAALRYERAKLLVQRGDFARGASELESYAQVVDVIDPPVADRIRAEAVSARALLN, via the coding sequence GTGACCTCGGCGTGGCGGGAGCGGTTCGCCGAGGAGGCGCGGGCGGAGCGGCCGGACCTGGCCACGCTGTGCCTGCTGCTGGCCACCGAGGGGGACCCGGAGCTCGACGAACGGGTCATGGACTGGGCGCAGATCGAGCTGGACCGGATGGCGGGGATGCTGCCGTACGGGCTGCGGGGCGCATCCGCGTGGGCCTCCGCGGTCACCGCGCTGCTGGGCGGTCGGATGGGGTTCCACGGAACCCCGGGCGACTACGACCGGCTCTCGTCCTCGTTCCTGCACGAAGTGCTGCGGCGGCGCCGGGGGCTGCCGATCCTGCTGTCCGTGGTCTGGCTGGAGGTGGCCCGGCGGGCCGGGGCCCCCGTGTACGGGCTGGCCCTGCCCGGGCACTTCGTGGTGGGCTTCGGCGATCCGGAGGAGGGCGTGGTCGTCGACCCCTTCGCGGGGGGCGCCTCGCTGGGCGCGGGGCCGGCGGAGCTGGCGGCCGGGCCCCGGACCGCGGCGCGCACGCTGGACATCGTCCTGCGGATCCTGAACAACGTCCGGGCCTGGGCCGCGGCGCGTCCCGAGCACTCGGGGGTGGCACTGTGGACGCTGGACCTGGCGCTGCTCCTGCCGTCGCATCCGGCGGCGCTGCGGTACGAGCGGGCGAAGCTGCTCGTGCAGCGGGGGGACTTCGCGCGGGGGGCGTCCGAGCTGGAGTCCTACGCGCAGGTCGTCGATGTGATCGACCCGCCGGTCGCCGACCGGATCCGTGCGGAGGCCGTCTCCGCCAGGGCGCTGCTGAACTAG
- a CDS encoding GNAT family N-acetyltransferase, producing the protein MEITAGGRLEIRITPADVGKRVSVRRVERGSGGAPAFTDTVGVLTSWNTGVVTITRKTGESVRIAESALVAGKVVPAAPARRRGPAASFEELARASARAWVPLESEPLGEWTLRAAGGFTRRANSVLPLGDPGIPLDEALARVTSWYAQRGLPAYVQAATGAAGTQEMLCAELAARGWAREVSAEVRVGGLAAVADLDVDDQVVAGVRLTRAPDEDWLGRYGRVKDPEAARRVLSAGPSVWFAAVPGRAIGRLVVDGRWAGFAAVEVDPEHRRRGLASAVMAALARRALEEGASAAWLQVETDNAGARALYEGMGFATHHSYHHYHLAAA; encoded by the coding sequence GTGGAAATCACTGCCGGTGGACGGCTGGAGATCCGGATTACACCCGCTGACGTGGGTAAACGTGTCTCTGTACGACGGGTGGAGCGCGGCTCGGGCGGGGCCCCCGCGTTCACGGACACCGTAGGGGTTCTCACATCCTGGAACACCGGTGTGGTGACGATCACACGAAAGACCGGTGAGTCCGTCCGAATCGCGGAATCCGCGCTGGTCGCGGGCAAGGTCGTACCGGCCGCGCCGGCCCGGCGCAGGGGCCCGGCGGCCTCCTTCGAGGAGCTCGCGCGGGCCTCGGCGCGGGCCTGGGTGCCGCTGGAGAGCGAGCCCCTGGGCGAGTGGACGCTGCGCGCGGCCGGCGGGTTCACCCGGCGGGCCAATTCGGTGCTGCCGCTCGGCGATCCCGGGATCCCGCTGGACGAAGCACTCGCGCGAGTGACTTCCTGGTACGCGCAAAGGGGACTGCCGGCCTACGTCCAGGCCGCCACGGGGGCCGCGGGCACGCAGGAGATGCTGTGCGCGGAGCTGGCGGCCCGGGGCTGGGCCCGTGAGGTCTCGGCCGAGGTGCGCGTCGGCGGCCTGGCGGCGGTCGCCGACCTGGACGTGGACGACCAGGTGGTCGCGGGCGTACGCCTGACCCGCGCCCCGGACGAGGACTGGCTGGGGCGCTACGGGCGCGTGAAGGACCCGGAGGCCGCCCGCCGGGTGCTGTCGGCGGGGCCGTCGGTGTGGTTCGCGGCGGTGCCCGGGCGGGCGATCGGCCGGCTCGTGGTGGACGGCCGGTGGGCCGGTTTCGCGGCGGTCGAGGTGGACCCGGAACACCGGCGCCGGGGCCTCGCCTCGGCCGTGATGGCGGCGCTCGCCCGGCGGGCGCTGGAGGAGGGCGCGTCGGCGGCCTGGCTCCAGGTGGAGACGGACAACGCCGGGGCGCGGGCGCTGTACGAGGGGATGGGCTTCGCGACCCACCACTCCTACCACCACTACCACCTGGCGGCGGCGTGA
- the fdxA gene encoding ferredoxin, with the protein MTYVIAEPCVDVKDKACIEECPVDCIYEGKRSLYIHPDECVDCGACEPVCPVEAIFYEDDTPEEWKDYYKANVEFFDELGSPGGASKLGLIERDHPFVAALPADINPSH; encoded by the coding sequence GTGACCTACGTCATCGCGGAGCCTTGTGTCGACGTCAAGGACAAGGCATGCATCGAAGAGTGCCCCGTCGACTGCATCTACGAGGGCAAGCGGTCCTTGTACATCCACCCGGACGAGTGCGTCGACTGTGGTGCGTGTGAGCCGGTCTGCCCGGTCGAGGCCATCTTCTACGAGGACGACACTCCGGAGGAGTGGAAGGACTACTACAAGGCGAACGTCGAGTTCTTCGACGAGCTCGGTTCGCCCGGTGGTGCTTCCAAGCTCGGCCTGATCGAGCGCGACCACCCCTTCGTCGCAGCTCTTCCCGCGGACATCAACCCGAGCCACTGA
- the dapC gene encoding succinyldiaminopimelate transaminase, which produces MAAVSARLPVFPWDKLEPYKATAAAHADGIVDLSVGTPVDPVPELVQRALIEAADSPGYPTVWGTAALRDAITGWVRGRLGASAAGHRNVLPVVGSKELVAWLPTQLGLGAGDQVAYPRLAYPTYEVGARLCGAEPVVYDDPTTDLDPARVKLLWLNSPSNPTGRVLAKEELVRIVAWAREHGVLIFSDECYLELGWEAEPVSVLHDEVCGGSYEGIVSVHSLSKRSNLAGYRAAFIAGDADVLGELLQIRKHGGMMTPAPVQAATVAALGDDTHVEEQRVRYAARREALRTALEAHGFRVEHSEASLYLWVTRDEPCWDTVAHLAGLGILVAPGDFYGEAGARFVRVALTATDERVAAAVKRLAP; this is translated from the coding sequence GTGGCCGCAGTCTCAGCCCGTCTTCCCGTCTTCCCCTGGGACAAGCTGGAGCCGTACAAGGCAACGGCGGCGGCCCACGCGGACGGCATCGTCGACCTCTCCGTCGGCACCCCGGTCGACCCGGTGCCGGAGCTGGTCCAGCGTGCCCTGATCGAGGCCGCGGACTCCCCGGGCTATCCCACGGTGTGGGGAACGGCCGCACTGCGCGACGCGATCACCGGGTGGGTGCGCGGCCGCCTCGGCGCGAGCGCCGCCGGGCACCGCAACGTCCTGCCGGTCGTCGGCTCGAAGGAACTGGTGGCCTGGCTGCCGACCCAGCTGGGCCTCGGCGCCGGCGACCAGGTGGCGTACCCCCGGCTCGCCTACCCGACGTACGAGGTCGGCGCGCGGCTGTGCGGCGCCGAGCCGGTGGTCTACGACGACCCCACCACCGACCTCGACCCGGCCCGCGTGAAGCTGCTGTGGCTGAACTCCCCCTCCAACCCCACCGGGAGGGTCCTGGCCAAGGAGGAGCTCGTCCGGATCGTGGCCTGGGCCCGTGAGCACGGGGTGCTGATCTTCAGCGACGAGTGCTACCTGGAACTGGGCTGGGAGGCCGAGCCCGTCTCCGTCCTGCACGACGAGGTCTGCGGGGGCTCCTACGAGGGCATCGTGAGCGTGCACTCGCTCTCCAAGCGGTCCAACCTGGCCGGCTACCGGGCGGCCTTCATCGCGGGTGACGCCGACGTCCTCGGCGAGCTGCTCCAGATCCGCAAGCACGGCGGCATGATGACCCCGGCCCCGGTCCAGGCGGCCACGGTGGCGGCGCTGGGCGACGACACGCACGTCGAGGAACAGCGGGTGCGCTACGCGGCCCGCCGGGAAGCGCTGCGCACGGCCCTGGAGGCGCACGGTTTCCGCGTCGAGCACAGCGAGGCCAGCCTGTACCTGTGGGTGACCCGGGACGAGCCCTGCTGGGACACGGTCGCGCACCTCGCGGGCCTGGGCATCCTGGTCGCGCCGGGCGACTTCTACGGCGAGGCGGGCGCGCGGTTCGTCCGCGTCGCCCTCACCGCCACGGACGAACGCGTCGCGGCGGCGGTCAAGCGGCTGGCGCCGTAA
- a CDS encoding ATP-binding protein has product MSLPLTRRIARTALLLAAGAAPVVGAAGVASAAGLESVPQLGALTAPDAAAPAVDGTASTAAETADTAAKTLPAVPAAPADLTGTAGSLLGGLPAGLPGGLPGGLPGGLPGGLPGLG; this is encoded by the coding sequence ATGTCCCTCCCCCTGACCCGCCGGATCGCCCGTACCGCGCTGCTCCTCGCAGCCGGGGCAGCTCCCGTGGTCGGTGCGGCCGGCGTGGCCAGCGCCGCGGGCCTGGAGTCCGTGCCGCAGCTGGGCGCGCTCACCGCGCCGGACGCGGCGGCCCCCGCCGTGGACGGCACCGCCTCCACCGCCGCGGAGACCGCGGACACCGCGGCCAAGACCCTCCCGGCCGTCCCGGCCGCCCCCGCCGACCTGACGGGCACGGCGGGATCCCTCCTCGGCGGGCTCCCGGCGGGTCTGCCGGGCGGGCTGCCGGGTGGCCTTCCGGGTGGTCTGCCGGGCGGGCTGCCCGGCCTCGGCTAG
- the dapE gene encoding succinyl-diaminopimelate desuccinylase: protein MSESELDLTLDAAELTARLVDIPSVSGDEKVLADLVEHALRGLPHLTVDRYGNNVVARTHLGRAERVVLAGHLDTVPIAGNVPSRLDENGILWGCGTTDMKSGVAVQLRIAATVPEPNRDLTFVFYDQEEVAADLNGLGKVAEAHPDWLTGDFAVLLEPSNAEVEGGCQGTLRVLLRTAGERAHSARSWMGSNAIHTAGPILATLAAYEPRKPVIDGLEFHEGLSAVRIEGGVANNVIPDACTVTVNFRYAPDRSQEEALAHVREVFADCDISEFVVDDSSPGALPGLGHPAAAAFMEAVGGHAMPKFGWTDVSRFSALGVPAVNYGPGDALLAHKVDERVETKAILHCEERLRAWLTS, encoded by the coding sequence ATGTCCGAATCCGAGCTGGACCTCACCCTGGACGCCGCCGAGCTGACCGCCCGGCTCGTCGACATCCCTTCCGTGAGCGGCGACGAGAAGGTCCTCGCCGACCTCGTGGAGCACGCGTTGCGCGGCCTGCCGCACCTGACCGTGGACCGCTACGGCAACAACGTCGTCGCGCGCACCCACCTCGGCCGCGCCGAACGCGTCGTACTCGCCGGGCACCTCGACACCGTGCCGATCGCCGGCAACGTGCCCTCCCGCCTCGACGAGAACGGCATCCTGTGGGGATGCGGCACCACCGACATGAAGTCGGGCGTCGCCGTGCAGCTGCGCATCGCCGCGACCGTGCCGGAGCCCAACCGCGACCTCACCTTCGTCTTCTACGACCAGGAAGAGGTCGCCGCCGACCTCAACGGGCTCGGCAAGGTCGCCGAAGCCCACCCCGACTGGCTGACCGGCGACTTCGCCGTCCTCCTCGAACCCTCCAACGCCGAGGTCGAGGGAGGCTGCCAGGGCACCCTGCGGGTGCTGCTCCGCACGGCCGGCGAGCGCGCCCACTCCGCGCGCAGCTGGATGGGCTCCAACGCCATCCACACCGCCGGCCCCATCCTGGCCACGCTGGCCGCCTACGAGCCCCGCAAGCCGGTGATCGACGGCCTGGAGTTCCACGAGGGCCTCAGCGCCGTCCGCATCGAGGGCGGCGTCGCGAACAACGTGATCCCGGACGCCTGCACGGTGACCGTGAATTTCCGTTACGCACCCGACCGCAGCCAGGAGGAGGCGCTCGCGCACGTACGGGAAGTGTTCGCGGACTGCGACATCTCCGAATTCGTCGTCGACGACTCCTCGCCCGGCGCCCTGCCCGGACTCGGCCACCCGGCGGCGGCGGCCTTCATGGAGGCCGTCGGCGGCCACGCCATGCCGAAGTTCGGCTGGACGGACGTCTCACGCTTCAGCGCGCTGGGCGTACCGGCGGTCAACTACGGCCCGGGCGACGCCCTGCTGGCCCACAAGGTCGACGAACGCGTGGAGACGAAGGCGATCCTGCACTGCGAGGAACGACTCCGCGCCTGGCTGACCTCCTGA
- a CDS encoding TIGR00730 family Rossman fold protein has translation MGNPEGSARRRPEEQQLGPVLRRRSQVQAGSTTDQRLLDSAGPSEWVHTDPWRVLRIQSEFIEGFGTLAELPPAISVFGSARTPVDSPEYEAGVRIGGALVEAGFAVITGGGPGAMEAANKGAREANGISVGLGIELPFEQGLNEHVDLGLNFRYFFVRKTMFVKYSQGFVVLPGGLGTLDELFEALTLVQTQKITRFPIVLFGTAYWSGLLDWLKNTVIAQGKASEKDLYLFHVTDDVEEAIALVTKEVGR, from the coding sequence ATGGGCAACCCTGAAGGGTCCGCTCGTCGTCGGCCCGAGGAGCAGCAGCTCGGGCCGGTGCTGAGGAGGCGGAGCCAGGTGCAGGCCGGCAGTACGACGGACCAGCGGCTGCTGGATTCGGCCGGGCCCTCCGAGTGGGTGCACACCGATCCCTGGCGGGTCCTGCGCATCCAGTCGGAGTTCATCGAGGGCTTCGGCACGCTGGCGGAGCTGCCGCCGGCGATCAGCGTGTTCGGCTCGGCCCGGACGCCCGTGGACTCGCCGGAGTACGAGGCGGGCGTGCGGATCGGCGGTGCGCTCGTCGAGGCCGGCTTCGCGGTGATCACGGGCGGTGGCCCGGGCGCGATGGAGGCGGCCAACAAGGGCGCGCGGGAGGCCAACGGCATCTCGGTCGGCCTGGGCATCGAGCTGCCCTTCGAGCAGGGGCTCAACGAGCACGTCGACCTCGGGCTGAACTTCCGCTACTTCTTCGTCCGCAAGACGATGTTCGTGAAGTACAGCCAGGGCTTCGTGGTCCTGCCCGGTGGCCTCGGCACCCTCGACGAGCTGTTCGAGGCCCTGACCCTGGTCCAGACGCAGAAGATCACCCGCTTCCCGATCGTGCTGTTCGGCACGGCGTACTGGAGCGGGCTGCTGGACTGGTTGAAGAACACGGTCATCGCCCAGGGCAAGGCCTCGGAGAAGGACCTCTACCTCTTCCACGTCACCGACGACGTGGAAGAGGCGATCGCGCTCGTGACGAAGGAAGTCGGCAGGTAG
- the folP gene encoding dihydropteroate synthase, with protein MLRLGRREFDTHEAVIMAIVNRTPDSFYDQGATFRDEPALDRVEQAVAEGAAIIDIGGVKAGPGEHVDAAEEARRTVGFVAEVRRRHPDVVISVDTWRHEVGEAVCEAGADLLNDAWGGVDPKLAEVAARYGAGIVCTHAGGVEPRTRPHRTEYEDVMADILRVTVGLAERAAALGVPRESIMIDPGHDFGKNTRHSLEATRRLAEMAETGWPVLVSLSNKDFVGETLDKPVKERLLGTLATTAVSAWLGAQVYRVHEVAETKQVLEMVRSIQGHRPPAVARRGLA; from the coding sequence ATGCTGCGACTGGGCAGGCGCGAGTTCGACACCCACGAGGCGGTGATCATGGCCATCGTGAACCGGACCCCTGACTCCTTCTACGACCAGGGCGCGACCTTCCGCGACGAGCCGGCCCTGGACCGGGTCGAGCAGGCGGTGGCCGAGGGTGCCGCGATCATCGACATCGGCGGGGTGAAGGCCGGTCCCGGCGAGCACGTGGACGCTGCCGAGGAGGCCCGGCGCACGGTGGGCTTCGTCGCCGAGGTGCGCCGCCGCCACCCGGACGTGGTGATCAGCGTCGACACCTGGCGCCACGAGGTCGGCGAGGCCGTCTGCGAGGCCGGGGCCGATCTGCTGAACGATGCCTGGGGCGGGGTCGACCCGAAGCTCGCGGAGGTCGCCGCGCGCTACGGCGCCGGCATCGTCTGCACCCATGCGGGCGGGGTCGAACCGCGGACCCGGCCGCACCGGACCGAGTACGAGGACGTGATGGCGGACATCCTGCGGGTCACGGTCGGCCTCGCCGAACGCGCGGCGGCGCTCGGTGTCCCCCGGGAGTCGATCATGATCGACCCGGGCCACGACTTCGGGAAGAACACCCGCCACTCCCTGGAGGCCACCCGCCGCCTCGCGGAAATGGCGGAGACCGGCTGGCCCGTGCTGGTCTCCCTGTCGAACAAGGACTTCGTCGGCGAGACCCTCGACAAGCCGGTCAAGGAGCGCCTGCTGGGCACCCTGGCCACGACGGCCGTCTCGGCCTGGCTCGGCGCCCAGGTCTACCGCGTCCACGAGGTCGCGGAAACGAAGCAGGTCCTGGAGATGGTCCGCTCCATCCAGGGCCACCGTCCCCCGGCGGTCGCCCGCCGGGGGTTGGCGTAG
- a CDS encoding DivIVA domain-containing protein translates to MIVFAFLLIALVVVVAGVTLAVAGGGSEAVLPEAEPDRLSDALPENRPVVREDIDELRLPVAPRGYRMADVDEVLERLAAELAERDARIAELTAAAAPTTTAGASVDLAKDAGQ, encoded by the coding sequence TTGATCGTGTTCGCGTTCTTGCTCATCGCGCTGGTCGTGGTCGTCGCCGGCGTCACCCTGGCGGTGGCCGGCGGGGGATCCGAGGCCGTCCTGCCGGAGGCCGAGCCCGACCGGCTGTCCGACGCGCTGCCGGAGAACCGTCCCGTCGTACGGGAGGACATCGACGAGCTGCGCCTGCCGGTCGCCCCGCGCGGGTACCGGATGGCCGACGTGGACGAGGTACTGGAGCGCCTGGCGGCCGAGCTGGCGGAGCGGGACGCGCGGATCGCCGAGCTCACCGCCGCCGCGGCTCCCACCACGACGGCCGGGGCCTCCGTGGACCTGGCCAAGGACGCCGGGCAGTGA